The following DNA comes from Capsicum annuum cultivar UCD-10X-F1 chromosome 7, UCD10Xv1.1, whole genome shotgun sequence.
gataagTTAAATGGGATACCAGATTAGGAAATTTAGAACGGATAAAATGCGACGGAGGGAGTAGTTGATTTTGTAAGCCTTCTAGTCTTTTGTGGGTGTTGATTTCACCTAGGCTTAGTGTTGTATTGAGGTCAGGTCTAGCCCCTCCTCTGCTCCTTTTTTGCTAATACAACACAATCCGAATTTCtgggttaattttaaaaaaaaaaaaaaattgatgatggtACGATGCTACCTACCTATCTTGTATAATTACTTTATCATCCTGTAAATTTCATATtagaaaataaaagcaaaattGTCGTGTAAATAGAGATGGCAATGGAGCGATACGAATGCTGGGTTGAGTCAAATATTTATGAGTTTGTCCCTTAATCGTACCGCTTGTTATCATAAAATATTTAGCAATGCATAGTTTTAAGCAAAagacaattaaaataaatatttgaatgaGTAAAATAGTCTTTATCAAAGTACTTTATATAAATCTCCAATAAGCATATCCTGAGGATGATAATATTATATTGGATTGCGATTCTATTTACCACATCCAATGTAAATATCGGATATGATACGTATCAATATTTACCTAATATCTTATCCCTCAATTAGTATCTTCTTTTGAATGGCATTTAACAAAGGCAATATAATAAAATGTACGTAACAAAAAGTTTGGAATTGTCATCTGATTTCTCACAATTATTCCAATGTTCTGATAAATTGTAAACCAAATACCGTAACGATGAGTCCCAACTCCTAATATTTCTAGAAAATTTTGGACTATAAATGGTAAAAAAAGGGAATCGGTTCTTATAGATTTTGCTACATATGCACCAAGACCAAAGCTTCAATTGTACTGTGGAATTGACTTGTATTTCTTCATGTAATAAAATTTCAACCAAATCTTATCATGTTTGTTGGCTCACTCAAAACGTACTTTGGTAGTTCATATTTGGTACCTGCAACCaatgtttttattattaatagCTAAAACTTTTTAAGAAACTCACCTTGCGTgatcaaataaatacaaaaaaataacaaaaattgtattattatttttgataattgatCTAAAATTgttgaatttcctaaaatgtacACCAAGGCGATTGTAATGCTTCATGTTTACCAAAAGTGAGCACTTTCGGTCTCTGTTATGTTCAGTGACGGAGTGAGGATTTTCAGAaggttcagaagtaaacatacaACTAGCCCAAGGGATTCAACATCtgttatatatacattaaaaaaataaaatttaacgaTGTAAAAATAATGTATAATTTTTCGTTAAAATAGTTTTGAATGACCCCTGAATGAAAGGTAACTCCGTTCCTGTCTATGTTTAAACCACATGGAGCTAATTAGATTTTGACAGAATTGGCTAAGTTAATTTGGGATCCAAATTGAGTAGTTGGCATGAAAACACTTCCATCAAAAGGGGTGATTACGTATATTATTGTGTAAAGAGTTTTATCTCAATTCCATTATGAGTCTAATTAAGTTTCTCTCCTCATTCTCATTTCTATCATTTAGTTacttataatttcaatatttcaatacGAAATCTATGGACTCTATGTGCTAGTTTTTGTATGCAAAGAAGATGCATTCCAAGACAATTAAGGTTTTCTTCCTTTAGTGTTAATAAAACATAGATTTTTCATTTGCCAacaaattgtaattaattaattaactaacCTGATTCATCGTAACAAACGGTCATGTCAGTATTTTGGGCAATGATTCCAGCACTGTCTACAATTGCTTGAGCTAGCTCTAGATCTGCTTCAGCAGCAGCACGAAGCGCGTCCCATATTTCTGTCACGAGTTTTAGATATAGTAGATTCAACNNNNNNNNNNNNNNNNNNNNNNNNNNNNNNNNNNNNNNNNNNNNNNNNNNNNNNNNNNNNNNNNNNNNNNNNNNNNNNNNNNNNNNNNNNNNNNNNNNNNNNNNNNNNNNNNNNNNNNNNNNNNNNNNNNNNNNNNNNNNNNNNNNNNNNNNNNNNNNNNNNNNNNNNNNNNNNNNNNNNNNNNNNNNNNNNNNNNNNNNNNNNNNNNNNNNNNNNNNNNNNNNNNNNNNNNNNNNNNNNNNNNNNNNNNNNNNNNNNNNNNNNNNNNNNNNNNNNNNNNNNNNNNNNNNNNNNNNNNNNNNNNNNNNNNNNNNNNNNNNNNNNNNNNNNNNNNNNNNNNNNNNNNNNNNNNNNNNNNNNNNNNNNNNNNNNNNNNNNNNNNNNNNNNNNNNNNNNNNNNNNNNNNNNNNNNNNNNNNNNNNNNNNNNNNNNNNNNNNNNNNNNNNNNNNNNNNNNNNNNNNNNNNNNNNNNNNNNNNNNNNNNNNNNNNNNNNNNNNNNNNNNNNNNNNNNNNNNNNNNNNNNNNNNNNNNNNNNNNNNNNNNNNNNNNNNNNNNNNNNNNNNNNNNNNNNNNNNNNNNNNNNNNNNNNNNNNNNNNNNNNNNNNNNNNNNNNNNNNNNNNNNNNNNNNNNNNNNNNNNNNNNNNNNNNNNNNNNNNNNNNNNNNNNNNNNNNNNNNNNNNNNNNNNNNNNNNNNNNNNNNNNNNNNNNNNNNNNNNNNNNNNNNNNNNNNNNNNNNNNNNNNNNNNNNNNNNNNNNNNNNNNNNNNNNNNNNNNNNNNNNNNNNNNNNNNNNNNNNNNNNNNNNNNNNNNNNNNNNNNNNNNNNNNNNNNNNNNNNNNNNNNNNNNNNNNNNNNNNNNNNNNNNNNNNNNNNNNNNNNNNNNNNNNNNNNNNNNNNNNNNNNNNNNNNNNNNNNNNNNNNNNNNNNNNNNNNNNNNNNNNNNNNNNNNNNNNNNNNNNNNNNNNNNNNNNNNNNNNNNNNNNNNNNNNNNNNNNNNNNNNNNNNNNNNNNNNNNNNNNNNNNNNNNNNNNNNNNNNNNNNNNNNNNNNNNNNNNNNNNNNNNNNNNNNNNNNNNNNNNNNNNNNNNNNNNNNNNNNNNNNNNNNNNNNNNNNNNNNNNNNNNNNNNNNNNNNNNNNNNNNNNNNNNNNNNNNNNNNNNNNNNNNNNNNNNNNNNNNNNNNNNNNNNNNNNNNNNNNNNNNNNNNNNNNNNNNNNNNNNNNNNNNNNNNNNNNNNNNNNNNNNNNNNNNNNNNNNNNNNNNNNNNNNNNNNNNNNNNNNNNNNNNNNNNNNNNNNNNNNNNNNNNNNNNNNNNNNNNNNNNNNNNNNNNNNNNNNNNNNNNNNNNNNNNNNNNNNNNNNNNNNNNNNNNNNNNNNNNNNNNNNNNNNNNNNNNNNNNNNNNNNNNNNNNNNNNNNNNNNNNNNNNNNNNNNNNNNNNNNNNNNNNNNNNNNNNNNNNNNNNNNNNNNNNNNNNNNNNNNNNNNNNNNNNNNNNNNNNNNNNNNNNNNNNNNNNNNNNNNNNNNNNNNNNNNNNNNNNNNNNNNNNNNNNNNNNNNNNNNNNNNNNNNNNNNNNNNNNNNNNNNNNNNNNNNNNNNNNNNNNNNNNNNNNNNNNNNNNNNNNNNNNNNNNNNNNNNNNNNNNNNNNNNNNNNNNNNNNNNNNNNNNNNNNNNNNNNNNNNNNNNNNNNNNNNNNNNNNNNNNNNNNNNNNNNNNNNNNNNNNNNNNNNNNNNNNNNNNNNNNNNNNNNNNNNNNNNNNNNNNNNNNNNNNNNNNNNNNNNNNNNNNNNNNNNNNNNNNNNNNNNNNNNNNNNNNNNNNNNNNNNNNNNNNNNNNNNNNNNNNNNNNNNNNNNNNNNNNNNNNNNNNNNNNNNNNNNNNNNNNNNNNNNNNNNNNNNNNNNNNNNNNNNNNNNNNNNNNNNNNNNNNNNNNNNNNNNNNNNNNNNNNNNNNNNNNNNNNNNNNNNNNNNNNNNNNNNNNNNNNNNNNNNNNNNNNNNNNNNNNNNNNNNNNNNNNNNNNNNNNNNNNNNNNNNNNNNNNNNNNNNNNNNNNNNNNNNNNNNNNNNNNNNNNNNNNNNNNNNNNNNNNNNNNNNNNNNNNNNNNNNNNNNNNNNNNNNNNNNNNNNNNNNNNNNNNNNNNNNNNNNNNNNNNNNNNNNNNNNNNNNNNNNNNNNNNNNNNNNNNNNNNNNNNNNNNNNNNNNNNNNNNNNNNNNNNNNNNNNNNNNNNNNNNNNNNNNNNNNNNNNNNNNNNNNNNNNNNNNNNNNNNNNNNNNNNNNNNNNNNNNNNNNNNNNNNNNNNNNNNNNNNNNNNNNNNNNNNNNNNNNNNNNNNNNNNNNNNNNNNNNNNNNNNNNNNNNNNNNNNNNNNNNNNNNNNNNNNNNNNNNNNNNNNNNNNNNNNNNNNNNNNNNNNNNNNNNNNNNNNNNNNNNNNNNNNNNNNNNNNNNNNNNNNNNNNNNNNNNNNNNNNNNNNNNNNNNNNNNNNNNNNNNNNNNNNNNNNNNNNNNNNNNNNNNNNNNNNNNNNNNNNNNNNNNNNNNNNNNNNNNNNNNNNNNNNNNNNNNNNNNNNNNNNNNNNNNNNNNNNNNNNNNNNNNNNNNNNNNNNNNNNNNNNNNNNNNNNNNNNNNNNNNNNNNNNNNNNNNNNNNNNNNNNNNNNNNNNNNNNNNNNNNNNNNNNNNNNNNNNNNNNNNNNNNNNNNNNNNNNNNNNNNNNNNNNNNNNNNNNNNNNNNNNNNNNNNNNNNNNNNNNNNNNNNNNNNNNNNNNNNNNNNNNNNNNNNNNNNNNNNNNNNNNNNNNNNNNNNNNNNNNNNNNNNNNNNNNNNNNNNNNNNNNNNNNNNNNNNNNNNNNNNNNNNNNNNNNNNNNNNNNNNNNNNNNNNNNNNNNNNNNNNNNNNNNNNNNNNNNNNNNNNNNNNNNNNNNNNNNNNNNNNNNNNNNNNNNNNNNNNNNNNNNNNNNNNNNNNNNNNNNNNNNNNNNNNNNNNNNNNNNNNNNNNNNNNNNNNGCGCGTCCCATATTTCTGTCACGAGTTTTAGATATAGTAGATTCAACAGAACTCAATAACTTTAAACAAAACTTCATATTTGTGGTAAAAAAACTCACCTAACATGTAAAACtatattcaaaatctaaaaaggtACCTAGAAATTCTGAATATGAAGGTGCAATTGTACTAATCATGCTTCTTGGTATTATGTTGATGATTATACTTGGCAAGAATATGATATCCAAAATTCcaaaagagcaaaaattgagaaTTAGCCTCTCTCACAGACGTTTATTTCACGAGTGATGAAGCTTATAACCTAatgctttgaaaaaaaaaatgtttttgtttttgttttgtctATAGCGTTATCTATATAATTAAACAAATAGAGTGCGTTTTTTCTAGCAGtttaaacttttaaaataaatgagATGGTCAAGTACCAAAGCAAGCAGAGATTGTAATTTAGTTTCTACTATCATCTAGTATCAAAAAGAATTTCATGTGCTagatcaaaaagggaaaaaaaaaaatcaatcttaCATATAAAGGGCTAATTGTTGTATATTGAggataaaatttattaattagatTAAATAAAAGTGTACCATCACTGTCACAACTTAGTTAATATTTTGAAAGTAGGTAGAgatcttaatttaatttttcctaTCAATCACTAGTTACAAAGAATTTTCATGCGTTTGGTTGGTGTATGAAAAATTCATCAAACCTACACACGAGGAGTAGTATACTTAGGATATAATTAatttactaaataaataaaagtgtgccttctctaacgtaattaaattttttgttaGGTTGTACCTTTCTTGCCACCATAGTGAGGAGCAGTGTCCCAAAACTCTTCCCTGAGCTGCATCAATTGACTTCTTGTTATTGGTTGTGGATGCTTCCATGGTTTTGGCTTTCTTATTATCTTTTTCCCCGTTCCTATCATTCAAATTAAATCATAatcatttaaagaaaaaacataatttcaCAAACACACATAATTAGTCAAACTTAACCAAAAAGTAAAAAGGCAGTCCAGTGCACTAAAACTCCTGCTATACATGGAGTCCGAGTAAGGACTGAACCACAAGGAtttattgtacgcagtcttaccctGCACTTCTGCAAGAGGCTGCTTCCACAGCTTAACCTCGTGACCTCTGGATCACATTGCAGTAACTTTATCGGTTAGTCTAAGTCTTCCTCTCGAAATTAAAAGAGGAAATTAAAATACTTACTGTTGGGCTTGACATGAGACGATCCACAAGAACCCATAATGTTTCTTTTAGCATGCAAATTCCCTATAGTTACACACATAAACCATAGTGTCATACAAATTCTTGAAACTTATTGTTCGAGTTAAAATATTCCTAAAAGTGGCAAAAATTAGATGTAAGAAAACAAGGAGGAGGAGAAATTTAGGCAAGTTACGAGGTTGAAATGCCATATACTAGGACTATGGATAATATTAAAGAGGAAAGTTGTGTTGGTAGTTGGCTTTGAGTTGCTTTCTCGTGAGTACACCGTTTTATGCCACTAGACTAAATATTCACCATAGAAGATAGTAATTAAAAATTtgatcaacataaaaaaaaaaaaaaaaaaaaaagatgagctTCTTATCACTTTTTTAGATCTAATAGggttttttcattttaatttttaaaagtta
Coding sequences within:
- the LOC107877385 gene encoding ubiquitin domain-containing protein 2, which gives rise to MTLWFMCVTIGNLHAKRNIMGSCGSSHVKPNRTGKKIIRKPKPWKHPQPITRSQLMQLREEFWDTAPHYGGKKEIWDALRAAAEADLELAQAIVDSAGIIAQNTDMTVCYDESGTKYELPKYVLSEPTNMIRFG